CTGGCTCTGGCCTTGGGGGTACAGTGGGTCCTGCCAGGGCTGCATAGCTGAAGGTTGGAGTGTCAGATTGGAGGCTCCTGGGTGAGATAGGAGATGAAAGCTCCTTCTCTGCAGATGTATTTCGGCCAGCAGCCTCCTCCTTGATTGAGAGGCATGGGGGCCAATCCCCAGGTGCTCCAAGTGGAGGCTCTCTAGTGGGGCATGCAGGGCCAAGCCCAGTAAGCATCATCTGCTCATAGATGTCTGTATAGTGAAAGCTTCTCTCATCAGGATAGGGTGTGGGCTCTCTCTGCTCAGGCTCAGTCTGCTCAGGCTCATTAGTAGTATGGCTTTTGCTGGCCTCTGGTACCTTTGAGCCCTGTAAGCTGCTGTCAGGAGCCCCAGCCCTACCTTCTTCCCGTTCACCTTCAGCCTTGCGGTAGTCCTTCCCCAGGGGGGAATATGGCCCCCCTTCCAACTCAGCTGCCCCCTCCTGCACTGCAGCCACCACACTGTCATATTCAGCTGTGGCCCAAGAGAAGGGTGCAGGAGTGTGGGGGTTTGGGGCAGGTGTGGGGGGACCTGGAGCAGGGGAGAGGGGTGCAGGGGGGAGGGGTCTGTCCTTGGGCACCCAGGGTGGGATGTCAGCCAGCCATGAGGGGGTAGTGGGTTCATTCTTCATGGGTGGCATGAGCTTAGGGTCTGGGATAGTGCTCTCTTGTCCTGGGGCTGAAGGAACCCTTTGTCCAACCATCTCAGgtggggaggctggaggggagaTGATCTCAAAGGGAGAGGGAGTCAGTTTGTCCTCTTCCTCTGGTGGCAACCCAACTGGTGATTCAGCAAGCCAGCGCTCCACCTCCAGCCCCTTCTGCGCTGAAGATTCCTGGAAATCCTTGAAGTCTGAGGCCCAGGGGCTCTGGGTTGTGTGTTCCCGCGGGGGCACTTCTTGCTCATCATCTGGGCCCTCATCTAGGAAAGTGCTTTCCCGTTCCTCAGTGTAGCGTGGGCGGGCCCCCTGGCCATCCAGTTCATGAGGAAACCAGACCTTCCGCTCACCGCTTAGCTCCTTCCAGTATGTGTCCTGTTCCAAGGCCACATCCTCTCTGCCCCTCCAATACCTGTTGTCCTGCTCAGGAGATGTGTCCTCCCATGCTGGGACAGGGTCTTTTTGTTCTCCAGCTGGCTCCTCTCTCATAGGAGATGTTTCTCTCCACTCCTGGACCACATCCTGCTCCCCCCAGTACTTCTCTTCCTGCTCTCTGGCCTTGCCCTCCTGCGTGAGGCTCTCTTGTAGCCCCAGAGCTTTGGTCTTCTCCAAAAGAGCTTCTAACTTCTCTTCCACAGCCCTGACCTTTTCTGGGGATTTTTCCTCTACCATCTTCTCCTTTGGTTTCCTGGTTTTATCCTCCTGCACTAGGCTCTCCTGCTTTTGAGTTTGGTCCTTCTCTTCCAGGGCCTTAACATTTTGTTCCAGGGCTTCATCTTTCTGTCCCAAAGCCCAGTATTTTTGTTCTAAGGCCTGATCCTTCTTTTCTGAGGCTCTGTCCTTCTCTTCCTGGGCCTGGAGTTTCTGTTCAGGGGCTTTGTCTGTCTGTTCTAGGTCTCTGCCCTTCATTTCAGCGACCTTGTCCTCTGGAGCCTCATGTTCAGCATTTCTGACTTTTTGATCTAAGGCCTTGTCTTTCTCTTCTGGGATCTTGTCCTTCTGTTCCAGGACCTTGTCCTTTTGTTCTAAGTCTTTGTCTTTTGGTTCCAGGGCCTTGTCCTTCTGTCCCAGGCTTGTGTCCTTTTGTTCTAAGGCTTTGTCTTTATCTTCTGGTATCTTATCCTTTTGTTCCAGGgccttgtctttttcttctaagTCTTTGTCTTTTGGTTCTAGGGCCTTGTCCTTCTGTTCTAGGGATATGTCTTTTTGCTCTAagtctctgcctttttgttctaaaGCCTTATCCTGCTGTTTCACAGCCTTGTTCTTTACATCCAGAGCCTCATCTTTCTCATGGATGGCTGTATCCTTTGGCTCTATCATATCCTTCTGCTCCAGAGTTTTGTCTTGCTGCTGCAGGACTTCATCCTTTGGCTcagattccttctttttctgttctgaGGTTCTGTCTTTCAACCTTGGAACTTTATCTTCCCACTCTATGGCAATGTCCTCCATGGCAGGGCTTGGCAAAGACTCAGGACTTTTGGAGAAGGAGCTATCAGGTGTCAGAATGTGTTCACCAGGGCTCATGATCACCCCAGGTAAGTGCTTCCCATCTCCTGAAAGTGTAGAgtgagacagtgaactggcaggTGATTTCCTGTCAAGGCTCTCATCTGTGATGTCTGTCTGTGCAGAGTATCTAGTCATCCCATCTGTGGGAGGTAACACTGTGGCTGCGTAGAGCTCTGGAACAGACATGGGAGCTATGTGGTAAGAGGTGTCCTCGGCCTGCATCAGATgccccctttcttccttcccaaggTTTAGTTCCCCAAACTGGAGGGTGCCAAGGCTTTCTGGAGAGAGCTGCTTAGAAGAAACATCTAGGGATGTCTCCTTGCTGGGGCTCTCTTCTGACAGAGAAAGTGACTGAGTGTCTTCTGGAGATACCTCTGGCCAATGGTCTTTGTATAGGTACTGCTCTGTCAGGCCACAGGGAGACTTGGGGCTGGGCTCTTTGTTGGCAGTGTCTGGGGAGGCCACACTGAGGACAGAAAGGGACTCTGCATCTTCAGGAGAGAGGCTTCGGTCAGGATATCTGAGCACCTCATCTTTCCGAGGTTTGCAAGGTTCTTGAGGTGATATCCTCAAACCTCCAGGAAGGGCTTCTGCTCCCGGAATTGGGCCTGTGGGCTCTCCTGCCCCCATAGTCTCAAAGACTATTGCTTTATCCTGCTCTGGCAATAGCTGAATGGTATAGCCTGTATGTCCCTCATCAATGCTGACAGGTGCTTCCTGGGCCTGGGGGCTCCTGGGAAGATgaaccttctcttccttctccagtGTTCCCTCTTCAGGCTCTGGCTTGACTGACTCCTCCGCAGCATCTTCTTTGCCCACACCTGGTGTGCGCTTAGTGTCTCCCCAGGAGTCTGTTTCCTGAAAGTCTTGGGGCTCAGACTTTTCTTCCACTGGGGACTGATGAAAGGGTGTATGGGTGGCACTGGGAGGACCAGATGGTGGAGGAGAAGCCATCTTCACTGTGCTGTCATCTGGGCTAAGGCACCGCTCCTCTGCTTCTCCAAGGGGTGGTTCCCCTGGATGTAGGGCATGCCCAGGGGCAATAAACACTGGTGTTCCATATTGACTGCAAAGCTTCTCAGACATCTGTACATTTGttgtctcctcttcctcttccacagCTCTTTCTCCAGACAAGCCTTTCCCTATGAtatctcctctcttctctgaCTCCCCAGTCACAGAGAATTCCTCACAGGGTGGTGATTTGAAGCCCTTGTCTTCTTCCAGTGAGGAGGTGGGTGAGATGGTACCAGCTGATGGCACATAGTCCAAGCCCTGAGTAGCTTCAGTACGGGAGGAAGGGATGCTTGTGACTGTGTCAAGCAACAGGGAGCTCTTGCCTGTCTCCTCCGTCTGGGGAGCTGTAAGTGAGGCCACAGACTGGTCCTCAGCCACTGATGTGGCAAAGGAAGAAAGTTTGTCACACTCAGTGATTGAAGTGGCCGAGGACACATGTTCTTCTTCAGCCAAAGGGGCAGCCACTATGTTAGAAGGGTAGGTAAGTTCAGTCTCTGGTGCTCCATAGCCTTTGCCAGAGGTAGCAGGAACAGCACTGTCAGCAGGTTGGCTGGCTTCGAATGGGCCAGCACTTTCAGGCCCAGGGAGGTCATACGTACTTGTATGAAATCTGGGTGGAGCTGGGCGCTCCTCCGGCTCATCATGGATCTCCTCATCTGAGATGGTCTGCTCAGTCTCTGAGTAGCCAGGGATTGTCTCATCCTGGATGTAAGAGACATGCTCAGTGGCTCCCGCAGGTGTGGTCAGGCTGCTTAGGAATGATGAGGTCTCCTTCTCAGGAGCCTTGCCTTGGGGTCCCAATTCCCGACCCCCAAAAGCCTCCCTGCTCCTTGGAGTTACCTTCAAGGCTTCCTGCGTATGTTTTTGGTAAAAACCCTCAGCTTTTGTCtcgtcctcttcctcctcatctgaAGGGTGAACCTCCTCCATTTCTTCTAACTCAGCCTTTTCTATCACATCCTCCTTTACTTCAGGTTCACTTTCCTCTCTGGCTTCTGTTCTGTCTGGGAgcctctctgcttccctctgcTTCTTGTCCTCCCAGgtatctttctcttcctctgtttcgGCCCCAGAGTCTAGGCCTCTGTCCTTGCTACCTTGTTCCTCAGGGACCTCTGGGACAACCTCTTTATCTTTCATCACATGTTCTTCCTGTCCCAGCCGTGGAACAGAGGGTGGTGTTCCCTGGATAGCTGTACTCGGGGGTCCCTCCTctgcagtgtctagagggaatgGTTTATCTCTTAGTCCCATGTCCCTTTGTTCAGCCAGCAAACCCCTCTCCTCACGCTTCATCTCCTCAAAGTCCTGTGTGAGGTCTTCTGGTGAGGACAGGACCAGCTCCCTGTGCCCACTGACTGTTGGGAGTGATACAGCCCCCTTCTGGGCTGGGGGTGTCCGGGGCTCAGAAGACAGCTCCTTCTCCCCACGGGCAGCACGGCTCCTGTCTATTTTGACTCTTCCAGGGGCCTTGGCTTTGTAGAGGGTCTTACGTACCTCAGGAGTAAAGGGCTTTAGGTCTGGCTTAGAAATCTTCTTGACCTCAGGTTTGGtatctttcctcttctcctccttcttggcatccttcttctcctccttccttccttcatccttcttgagctctttcctctcctttttgatctcttttttctccttgtcttttttttcttccagctttGATATCTTTTCTTTAAGGTGCTTTTTCCCCACCTTGTCCTTGATCAGTTTTCGCTTCTCTGCCTTCATTGCCTCACTTGACTCTGTCCTCACCCTCTCAGGCTTGGCAGGCTTCTCTGGGGGCTTCTCAGATGACTCTTTTGCCTTCTTCTCTGTCTTAGCTAACTCCTTGGCCAGCTCTGAGCGGGCCTCCTTGGCTCCCTCTTCTACCACCTCCTCCCGTTTGGCCAACTTGCTCACAGGTGTCTTGGTAGTGGCTTTGAGGCTCTCCTTGCTATCAGCCCGCTGTTTGATTTTGCTGGGCTTGAGGTTGGTAGGCACAGCCCCAGCAGCCAGGTCCTTCTGCGTGGCCACAGGGTAACGCAGGAAGTCCAGATGCCGAAGCTTTTCCAGGCCCTCCAAAATCTTATTCTGGGGAGCATTTCCTGGAAAAAGCACACGCACAATCTTCTCAGTGGGGTTGGCTGGTAGCCAGACCACCAGAGCAGTAATAGAGGTAAGGTAGGGCACAGAGATCTCAGCCTCCTTCCCATTGGCCAGCACGATGCCTGTCTTGGCTTTACTATTGCCTGCCCACTTTTGCATAAGGAACTGCATCTCCTTGCTGTCCTTGACAGGGTTGAGGACATACATGTCTAGCCGGCCCACACCCATTTTGTGGAAGAGGGTCAGTGGCTCAATGGTGTTGCTGACCACACGATACAGAGGCTCAGCCTGGATGCCCAGGCGGTTTAAGTGCTGCAGAGTGAGGCAGGCCTCTTCAATGCTGCGCTTGGCTTTCCGGGAGGCATCAGGAAGCCGCAGCTTATCAGGCACGTTAAAAAAGACAACTCCAAGCTCAGGGGAGATAAGGTTTTTCACCCAGTCACTGTAACTGCTAGAGCCCTGGGACTGCTCCTCCTCTAGCTCTGCCACTTTGCGCTGCAGTAGTCCATTGATGCCTGGCAGGTTGTCTGCCCCAATATGTGTGAGTAGCACCGAGTCAATGCGGTCCAGGTGCCGCACCAGCTTCCAAAAGCAGGACTTGCGATCAGAGCCACCATCCACCAGGATGTTGAAACCATTGACAGCAAAGAGGGCAGAGTCCCCACGACCACCTGGGAAGATGTAGCAGCAAGGCTTGGAGAGCTTGAGGAAGCCCCCTGAGGTTGGGGGCTCTAGCAGGTCAAATGGGGATGGCACATCCACAGTCTCAGAGACATACTCGGAGAACTCAGCCACGCCATCCATGGTGGGCAGCGTGGGCTCAGGGTTTAGCCGGAGGTGCAGGGTCTCTTGGGAACTGGATAATCCCAGGTGGCTCCAATCACCTTCCCCTAAGCAGGACACAGTGAGGAAGGCCTGGATCCCAGGGTCTCTATTGCTGAGCAATTGGGCAATCTAGAAGAATAGGAGATAGAAGCCTGATCAGGTCACTAGAGTTGTTTTGGTCTGACTCAGATTCAGCACCCTAATCTTCACCTCTCTCCAAGGTGAACTCTTACCTTTCTGCCAGGGGCCCCCATGGTTAAGAAATATGAGACTTTCCTTTAGATCCCTCCCGT
The sequence above is a segment of the Saimiri boliviensis isolate mSaiBol1 chromosome 2, mSaiBol1.pri, whole genome shotgun sequence genome. Coding sequences within it:
- the MAP1A gene encoding microtubule-associated protein 1A isoform X1, which produces METEAGPVGPHSVAMETTLGPGLRSPVSPLPQKPAEPLCEAGAVVAAARWDLQKHSLLIVIGDIGTESQLRAVRAHLEQGILSWNIDLSSFDLNQQLRLFITRHLAHFSSEVKGQRTLCHQSEILETIILVNPSADSISSEVHHLLSSPSAHKLLILSGQSLEPGGDLILQSGTYSYENFAQVLHNPEIAQLLSNRDPGIQAFLTVSCLGEGDWSHLGLSSSQETLHLRLNPEPTLPTMDGVAEFSEYVSETVDVPSPFDLLEPPTSGGFLKLSKPCCYIFPGGRGDSALFAVNGFNILVDGGSDRKSCFWKLVRHLDRIDSVLLTHIGADNLPGINGLLQRKVAELEEEQSQGSSSYSDWVKNLISPELGVVFFNVPDKLRLPDASRKAKRSIEEACLTLQHLNRLGIQAEPLYRVVSNTIEPLTLFHKMGVGRLDMYVLNPVKDSKEMQFLMQKWAGNSKAKTGIVLANGKEAEISVPYLTSITALVVWLPANPTEKIVRVLFPGNAPQNKILEGLEKLRHLDFLRYPVATQKDLAAGAVPTNLKPSKIKQRADSKESLKATTKTPVSKLAKREEVVEEGAKEARSELAKELAKTEKKAKESSEKPPEKPAKPERVRTESSEAMKAEKRKLIKDKVGKKHLKEKISKLEEKKDKEKKEIKKERKELKKDEGRKEEKKDAKKEEKRKDTKPEVKKISKPDLKPFTPEVRKTLYKAKAPGRVKIDRSRAARGEKELSSEPRTPPAQKGAVSLPTVSGHRELVLSSPEDLTQDFEEMKREERGLLAEQRDMGLRDKPFPLDTAEEGPPSTAIQGTPPSVPRLGQEEHVMKDKEVVPEVPEEQGSKDRGLDSGAETEEEKDTWEDKKQREAERLPDRTEAREESEPEVKEDVIEKAELEEMEEVHPSDEEEEDETKAEGFYQKHTQEALKVTPRSREAFGGRELGPQGKAPEKETSSFLSSLTTPAGATEHVSYIQDETIPGYSETEQTISDEEIHDEPEERPAPPRFHTSTYDLPGPESAGPFEASQPADSAVPATSGKGYGAPETELTYPSNIVAAPLAEEEHVSSATSITECDKLSSFATSVAEDQSVASLTAPQTEETGKSSLLLDTVTSIPSSRTEATQGLDYVPSAGTISPTSSLEEDKGFKSPPCEEFSVTGESEKRGDIIGKGLSGERAVEEEEETTNVQMSEKLCSQYGTPVFIAPGHALHPGEPPLGEAEERCLSPDDSTVKMASPPPSGPPSATHTPFHQSPVEEKSEPQDFQETDSWGDTKRTPGVGKEDAAEESVKPEPEEGTLEKEEKVHLPRSPQAQEAPVSIDEGHTGYTIQLLPEQDKAIVFETMGAGEPTGPIPGAEALPGGLRISPQEPCKPRKDEVLRYPDRSLSPEDAESLSVLSVASPDTANKEPSPKSPCGLTEQYLYKDHWPEVSPEDTQSLSLSEESPSKETSLDVSSKQLSPESLGTLQFGELNLGKEERGHLMQAEDTSYHIAPMSVPELYAATVLPPTDGMTRYSAQTDITDESLDRKSPASSLSHSTLSGDGKHLPGVIMSPGEHILTPDSSFSKSPESLPSPAMEDIAIEWEDKVPRLKDRTSEQKKKESEPKDEVLQQQDKTLEQKDMIEPKDTAIHEKDEALDVKNKAVKQQDKALEQKGRDLEQKDISLEQKDKALEPKDKDLEEKDKALEQKDKIPEDKDKALEQKDTSLGQKDKALEPKDKDLEQKDKVLEQKDKIPEEKDKALDQKVRNAEHEAPEDKVAEMKGRDLEQTDKAPEQKLQAQEEKDRASEKKDQALEQKYWALGQKDEALEQNVKALEEKDQTQKQESLVQEDKTRKPKEKMVEEKSPEKVRAVEEKLEALLEKTKALGLQESLTQEGKAREQEEKYWGEQDVVQEWRETSPMREEPAGEQKDPVPAWEDTSPEQDNRYWRGREDVALEQDTYWKELSGERKVWFPHELDGQGARPRYTEERESTFLDEGPDDEQEVPPREHTTQSPWASDFKDFQESSAQKGLEVERWLAESPVGLPPEEEDKLTPSPFEIISPPASPPEMVGQRVPSAPGQESTIPDPKLMPPMKNEPTTPSWLADIPPWVPKDRPLPPAPLSPAPGPPTPAPNPHTPAPFSWATAEYDSVVAAVQEGAAELEGGPYSPLGKDYRKAEGEREEGRAGAPDSSLQGSKVPEASKSHTTNEPEQTEPEQREPTPYPDERSFHYTDIYEQMMLTGLGPACPTREPPLGAPGDWPPCLSIKEEAAGRNTSAEKELSSPISPRSLQSDTPTFSYAALAGPTVPPRPEPGPSVEPSLTPPAVPPRAPILSKGPSPPLNGNILSCSPDRRSPSPKESGRNRWDDSTSDSELEKGAREQPEKEAQSPSPPHSISMGPPTLWPETEAHISPPLDSHLGPARPSLDFPASAFGFSSLQPAPTQLPSPAEPRSAPCGSLAFSGDRALALAPGPPTRTRHDEYLEVTKAPSLDSSLPQLPSPSSPEAPLLSNLPRPASPALSDGSSSEATTPVISSVTERFSPGLEAAEQESGELDPGMEPATHSLWDLTPLSPAPPASVDLALAPAPSLPADMGDGTLLRHLECSGAATEKPSPSQDSSGDCAANGLTETNPNTLGPAPAKAEKEEAEACPAWERGAWPEGAERSSRPDTLLSPEQPLCSGGGSGDTPSSASPEVEAGPQGCAAEPRPPRGELSPSFLNPILPPSTDDSDLSTEEARLVGRGGRRQAGGSGTTGGPCPVADETPPTSASDSGSSQSDSDVPPETEECPSITAEAALDSDEDGDFLPVDKAGGVSGTHHPRPGHDPPPLPQPDPRPSPPRPDVCMADPEGLSSESGRVERLREKEKVQGRVGRRAPGRAKPASPARRLDLRGKRSPTPGKGPADRASRAPPRPRSTPSQVTPAEEKDGHSPMSKGLVNGLKAGPMALSSKGGSGAPVYVDLAYIPNHCSGKTADLDFFRRVRASYYVVSGNDPANGEPSRAVLDALLEGKAQWGENLQVTLIPTHDTEVTREWYQQTHEQQQQLNVLVLASSSTVVMQDESFPACKIEF
- the MAP1A gene encoding microtubule-associated protein 1A isoform X2, yielding MDGVAEFSEYVSETVDVPSPFDLLEPPTSGGFLKLSKPCCYIFPGGRGDSALFAVNGFNILVDGGSDRKSCFWKLVRHLDRIDSVLLTHIGADNLPGINGLLQRKVAELEEEQSQGSSSYSDWVKNLISPELGVVFFNVPDKLRLPDASRKAKRSIEEACLTLQHLNRLGIQAEPLYRVVSNTIEPLTLFHKMGVGRLDMYVLNPVKDSKEMQFLMQKWAGNSKAKTGIVLANGKEAEISVPYLTSITALVVWLPANPTEKIVRVLFPGNAPQNKILEGLEKLRHLDFLRYPVATQKDLAAGAVPTNLKPSKIKQRADSKESLKATTKTPVSKLAKREEVVEEGAKEARSELAKELAKTEKKAKESSEKPPEKPAKPERVRTESSEAMKAEKRKLIKDKVGKKHLKEKISKLEEKKDKEKKEIKKERKELKKDEGRKEEKKDAKKEEKRKDTKPEVKKISKPDLKPFTPEVRKTLYKAKAPGRVKIDRSRAARGEKELSSEPRTPPAQKGAVSLPTVSGHRELVLSSPEDLTQDFEEMKREERGLLAEQRDMGLRDKPFPLDTAEEGPPSTAIQGTPPSVPRLGQEEHVMKDKEVVPEVPEEQGSKDRGLDSGAETEEEKDTWEDKKQREAERLPDRTEAREESEPEVKEDVIEKAELEEMEEVHPSDEEEEDETKAEGFYQKHTQEALKVTPRSREAFGGRELGPQGKAPEKETSSFLSSLTTPAGATEHVSYIQDETIPGYSETEQTISDEEIHDEPEERPAPPRFHTSTYDLPGPESAGPFEASQPADSAVPATSGKGYGAPETELTYPSNIVAAPLAEEEHVSSATSITECDKLSSFATSVAEDQSVASLTAPQTEETGKSSLLLDTVTSIPSSRTEATQGLDYVPSAGTISPTSSLEEDKGFKSPPCEEFSVTGESEKRGDIIGKGLSGERAVEEEEETTNVQMSEKLCSQYGTPVFIAPGHALHPGEPPLGEAEERCLSPDDSTVKMASPPPSGPPSATHTPFHQSPVEEKSEPQDFQETDSWGDTKRTPGVGKEDAAEESVKPEPEEGTLEKEEKVHLPRSPQAQEAPVSIDEGHTGYTIQLLPEQDKAIVFETMGAGEPTGPIPGAEALPGGLRISPQEPCKPRKDEVLRYPDRSLSPEDAESLSVLSVASPDTANKEPSPKSPCGLTEQYLYKDHWPEVSPEDTQSLSLSEESPSKETSLDVSSKQLSPESLGTLQFGELNLGKEERGHLMQAEDTSYHIAPMSVPELYAATVLPPTDGMTRYSAQTDITDESLDRKSPASSLSHSTLSGDGKHLPGVIMSPGEHILTPDSSFSKSPESLPSPAMEDIAIEWEDKVPRLKDRTSEQKKKESEPKDEVLQQQDKTLEQKDMIEPKDTAIHEKDEALDVKNKAVKQQDKALEQKGRDLEQKDISLEQKDKALEPKDKDLEEKDKALEQKDKIPEDKDKALEQKDTSLGQKDKALEPKDKDLEQKDKVLEQKDKIPEEKDKALDQKVRNAEHEAPEDKVAEMKGRDLEQTDKAPEQKLQAQEEKDRASEKKDQALEQKYWALGQKDEALEQNVKALEEKDQTQKQESLVQEDKTRKPKEKMVEEKSPEKVRAVEEKLEALLEKTKALGLQESLTQEGKAREQEEKYWGEQDVVQEWRETSPMREEPAGEQKDPVPAWEDTSPEQDNRYWRGREDVALEQDTYWKELSGERKVWFPHELDGQGARPRYTEERESTFLDEGPDDEQEVPPREHTTQSPWASDFKDFQESSAQKGLEVERWLAESPVGLPPEEEDKLTPSPFEIISPPASPPEMVGQRVPSAPGQESTIPDPKLMPPMKNEPTTPSWLADIPPWVPKDRPLPPAPLSPAPGPPTPAPNPHTPAPFSWATAEYDSVVAAVQEGAAELEGGPYSPLGKDYRKAEGEREEGRAGAPDSSLQGSKVPEASKSHTTNEPEQTEPEQREPTPYPDERSFHYTDIYEQMMLTGLGPACPTREPPLGAPGDWPPCLSIKEEAAGRNTSAEKELSSPISPRSLQSDTPTFSYAALAGPTVPPRPEPGPSVEPSLTPPAVPPRAPILSKGPSPPLNGNILSCSPDRRSPSPKESGRNRWDDSTSDSELEKGAREQPEKEAQSPSPPHSISMGPPTLWPETEAHISPPLDSHLGPARPSLDFPASAFGFSSLQPAPTQLPSPAEPRSAPCGSLAFSGDRALALAPGPPTRTRHDEYLEVTKAPSLDSSLPQLPSPSSPEAPLLSNLPRPASPALSDGSSSEATTPVISSVTERFSPGLEAAEQESGELDPGMEPATHSLWDLTPLSPAPPASVDLALAPAPSLPADMGDGTLLRHLECSGAATEKPSPSQDSSGDCAANGLTETNPNTLGPAPAKAEKEEAEACPAWERGAWPEGAERSSRPDTLLSPEQPLCSGGGSGDTPSSASPEVEAGPQGCAAEPRPPRGELSPSFLNPILPPSTDDSDLSTEEARLVGRGGRRQAGGSGTTGGPCPVADETPPTSASDSGSSQSDSDVPPETEECPSITAEAALDSDEDGDFLPVDKAGGVSGTHHPRPGHDPPPLPQPDPRPSPPRPDVCMADPEGLSSESGRVERLREKEKVQGRVGRRAPGRAKPASPARRLDLRGKRSPTPGKGPADRASRAPPRPRSTPSQVTPAEEKDGHSPMSKGLVNGLKAGPMALSSKGGSGAPVYVDLAYIPNHCSGKTADLDFFRRVRASYYVVSGNDPANGEPSRAVLDALLEGKAQWGENLQVTLIPTHDTEVTREWYQQTHEQQQQLNVLVLASSSTVVMQDESFPACKIEF